In Eulemur rufifrons isolate Redbay chromosome 15, OSU_ERuf_1, whole genome shotgun sequence, the genomic stretch ACGTGAGAGCAGGAGACCCAAGCTCTGTGAGTGCACCTGGCCCCCACTTGGCAGGCAGGCACTCGGTGAGTTCTGGCTCACTCCCTTATCCACCTCAGCTGCTCTGGCCGTTCCATGCTCTCACTGGCTGAAATTGAAGAGTCTGAAGGCAAAGAACAAGGAATAAGATGTGTTCTCAGGACTTCCcccaagaaaaagggaaaaaaaagatgtgggTGAAGGACGCACCTGCCAGCTTGGTCCCACTGGCCTCTATGGAGAATGAGGGGAGGGGTGTACGGTAGCTGaactagaaagagaaaagcaCCCACTCCCCCCAGGAAGTCCCCTCTGGACACAAAGGCAAATAAGGAGTCAGAAATGGAGCCCCAGAGAGTGGCAGTCCGCACTAGGCTAAGAAGTTGGGCTTTTGACTGTTCCTTATTGGAACAGTCCACTCTCTACCATCTTTGAgagtgtgcaaaaaaaaaaaaaaaagttgggctTTCCTTCCAGCCCTGGGGTGCCAGGCAGGGGAAAACCATGTGGTATGCTGCTGGGGTGGGGTGACCCACTAGGGTGACCTAGATAGGACCTTAGGTCCCTCTGTGCCTTCTCCAGCCTGGGGCTTAAAGTGGGTCATGGGTGGGGACTACTCACCCCAGGGGCCCCACACTTGCTCACTTTTGGGAAGGGGGGCCTAAAGTGTGAACAAATGAGGACTTTCCATCCCACCCTGGAGGGGACCCTGTGGCATTGGtttttcctcctccccagacctcccTGGTGTCTTCGGTCACCACACTCTCCTCCCCTGTCCTCAGCTCTCTCCCCTACTTTCCGGTTCAGCCTCCTCCCTTCAGGCCCCCCGGAGCCTTGGTTACTGCTCCTCCCAGGGGAGCTGACGGTGGGGGCGAAGGGGCCCTCGGGCACACTGGGCCCCGTTGTGCTTCATTTCTCCATCATTCCTCGGCAGTATTGGGGGTTTGCCCCGCGGCTGGGCCTTCCTGAGAAGAGCTTGCCTTCCGCTGTAATGACCCCTCTCACTGTTGGGAAGGCCCCAAGAGAAAAGAGAGCATTGCACAGTCTGGTGGAGACCACGTGGCCCTGGTGATGTTTGGGGGTTTGAGAAGATCCCCTTCCTTCTACCCTCTGGTTGGACTAATTAATGCTGGGGCCTGGCGGTTCAGCGGCGCGGGTGGAGGGACAGGCAGACTACCATTCTTGGGAACAACGGCCATACGCAGTGTTATGACTTTTTTCAAGCAACCAGAAAACCACAGAGACTATTGAATGCACACCTTTGCAGTCACGCTGAATTAAGACACGCTAGCATCTCAGCATCTGTACCAGCGGCGCTGAAGCTTTGCAATCTTTATTTCAACCGCCTCAAAGTCAGTTTCCAGGCTCCTACATTTGCCCCGCTGCCGTGGGGCCCCGGCTGTCTGGGCCCCAGCGTTCTCGCACTCGCACGGTGCAGGCGTTTTCGCAGGGACGCGGGCGGCCCTCACCCCACCATCACGGCCCCAAAGAAGGTCTTCCCCCTCCCGTAGTCCACCATGTCGGGGCGGCTGATGTTGACGTACACCCGCTCGCCCCTGCGGAGCTGCACCAGGCCGCCGAACCCCACGCTCGTGTACCACAGGGGCCCGTACCCTTGCCTCCCGGCGGGGTCCAGCACCGGGGTCACCGTCTCGGCGCCCTCCAGCAGCAGCTCGGCCGCGCCCGGCGCGTAGGCGCCCCCCGCCCGGTACAGCGAGCTGCGCAGCGTGACCGAGCGGCCCTGGGGGCCCCCGCCGGCAGGGGGCGCCCGGCCCCGGTAGCCGACGTGACAGTAGAGGTAATAGAGGCCGTCCTGCGGGAGGGCCAGCCCCTCGGCGTCCGAGAACCGCGTCCCGCTCCTCAGAAACGCCTCTTCTTTCGTCGCCTCCCAGCCTAGCCCCTGCCCCTTCATCCAAGCGCCTGCTGAGAAAGGGGCCGGGGGGCTCTTGGGGAATGCGGTCCCGAGGGGAGCCATCCGGGCTCGGGACCTCCGAGAGGGTGGCGGCTTTTAGCCGCCTGCAGGAACCGAGCCGGGCGGGGGGAGGGGTGACGGCGCTATCTCTGGAGTGAGTACGAGTTGGGGGCTGAGGGCACCCGGATGTGGGGTGCAGGGCGCTGTGCTGGGGACCTCCAGGCTGGGTTTGCCTGCTCCGGAGGGAAGAAGAAGCTACAATGCGGGGACGAGCGGAAGGGTGGGCACTTTAGGGGTGAGAGGTGGTGAAGCGGCTGGGAAACTTAGCACTGGAGTAACCGAGCCAAGGGACCCTGTGGGCGACCCGACCCGGCACCCTTGGATTACTTGAGCGCTTATTCAGGTCTGTGCGATCCTTACCTATGAGGTGGGCCGCCGGGAGCCTGGGACTGAGATCTGTTTCTGGCTCCTCCTCCGGCAGCTCCCGAAATCCTGGAAGGGGCGAAGAGTTCGTGACTGGGGGCAGGCTGCACCCGTGCATGCCCTGAGAGGGCACGGTGTCAAtgcccaggggtggggagcctgcaCTCCTAAAGGAAGAGGGTGTCTGGGACACCGACGGGAGCTGGGAGTCCCTGAGGGGCTGGAGCCGGGAAGGGGACATGGTCTGCTCTTACCGGGCCCTTGCTGGGGTCCTTGCTGGGGTCCTTGCTGGGCCTGTGCCCCAGGGTCAGCAGTCTCTGTTACCTGGTTGGGTGGGGTTACCGTGCCCAGAGTTCACATTCCGCTAATGTTAGCACCACCCCTCCCAAAATGGACCCAAGCTCCAGGCCTGGGGTTTCGCCCAGCAGCACCAGCCCCAAAACAGATCTCCATAGAAGGGAAAGCAAGCAAGGCACAGGAGCTTTGGCAGAGAGACACATGTGTCttaggaagaggagaggagacagaaggGGCTTGGAGACAGCAGGACACAACATCACAGGAACACGGAAAAAGAGTCAGCAAAGAGACAAAACGTCTCCGCCAGGGACAGCCGAGCCAGCTGAGGCAGATGAGGCAAAAGACCACAGGCAAAGCCAGATGGAGGTGAGCGTTGGCAAGATGGGCCCTCCGCCAGGGCCTGCTGCAGCCACTCACCGGACCTCCCTGATCCTGGGGCACTAAGGCCAGCACGGCCAGGACAGTGATAGGCACTGCCAGCAACAGGGTCACCAGGAAAGTGGCTCCTGCCACAGCCAGCAGGAGGGAGCCCCTCCCTTGGGGCCTtccacccctgccctccagcctcagTGCCCCCATTGAGACTCTGaaccagggccagggcagggggcttTCATACCTCAGGGGTGGGGCCACCCAGTCCCTATAGACCCACACACCTGGCTGGGACTTTCCACACACCCCTGCTCCCCTCACCCAGCTTCCTGTTTAcccagagctggggtggggcagcTGGATGCCTGGGTTCTCTGAATTGGGGAAGGAGTTGGGGTAGAGAAACAGGCTGTCAGGGTAGAACTTCAGGGAGCCTTAGAGATCTTCTGGCTCAGcagggagggaaactgaggcccggggagGGAAGGTAGCTTGCAGAAAACCAGGCAGCAAGGCTGTAGTTAGAGCACAGATCTCCAGGTTTCCAATGTGGTCTGCATTTTTCTACACCCCCGAGGTAGGTCTTGGAGGGAGAGCTGGTCCACATCTCTGAGGTCAAGGGCTGGAGTGAGAGGACAAGGACTGGGATCTTGAGGAATGGATGGCTGGGTCCCTGAGGAGAACTGGTCCCCACCTCTTCCATTCCTTGCTGGCCTCTAGCCCCCTGTGCGAGGTGAGAAAGGCAGAattcagcctcagcctcaccaCTGACTGCGGCTGACTGAAGCGGGATGGAAATGGAGCCTCCCTCCCTTGCCACTAAGAGTGAAGACGGGAGGATGAGGCACACCCTACCCTTGAGAGGAGCTTTGCAGCCTGGAATGGGCCCCATCCCTTAGTGGGTGCTTACGAACTATTTAGGAATAAGTGGAAGAAAGGACAAATTAGTGCAAGAGCAACCAAAGCTGCAGGGACCAAATGAACGGTAGGAAGGGCAGCACAGGAGGAGCTGAGGGAAGAAAGATCAGGTCTAAGGAAGTTGGAGGTGACCCTGGTGATCTCCCCTTCTTGATGACATCTCTGTGTGTCTCGTGATTATAATTATAATACTTAGCATGCACATGCCACTGATCTACACACGTTAATAATTCTTCTAATCCTGACAAAAATCctaagaggaaactgaggcacagagaggttaagaaacttgtgGCGATCAcaagcaagtggcagagccaggatttgaacccaggcactctggctccagagccttgATGACAAAGCAATTTTAAAACCGAGTACTGACTCGgtgcattttactgtatgtaaattttgcCTTCCTCTGGCCAACAGAGAAATGGGGAAACAAATCCTGAACTTCAGTCAATAAGCTTCTGAAGGGTTTAGATTCGAAACGTACTGACGTTTGCACTTTGAAAGATATTACAAAATGAGATGGATTGAtagatatgtgataaagcaaataaaaatgttaattgtagaatCTGGGTGGCAGGGGTATGTTCACTGTACAAGTCTTTCTTTCAATTTCTCCCTAtgtttgaactttttaataataaaatgtaaaaacaaaacaaaaaaaaaccctaaatgttGTTTTATTGTTCTGCATGGGAAACATTGAGGATGAGGAGTGGGGAAGGAAGTAGCAGAAAGTTCCTGAATTTGgagagggaaatgcaaatgaatatgAGCTCAGGCACCGGATCTcctcaccccaaacccctacATGAGCCCCCTGGTCTTCACCCTCCTCAAGGACTGGGTGTGCAATCCTCCAGCACCCATCTCCCTCTCCATCCAGTGCCACTAAGAGGCCTTCACCCAGGTCTCAGTCCAGAGGGCCTCAGACCACTGCCTTTACTTGCTTCTGTGCTGCCTCCTATAGGAAGTTTACCTGGATTGCCAACTCCTCCTTTGCCAACACCAACTTGTCACCAACTTTCTGCCCTAGATCTATGGACAGTGCCCATGCAAATCTAGTCTGCCTGCCACTGAGTCTCTTGTTTGTTAATCAGCCAGCCAAGCATCCTGCTGCACACAGCTGCAGAACTCCAGGCAAGTCACCCCAAATGCACCAGAGCTCCCAGGCTGATGCGGGAGCCAGGGAATGTGTGTCTCACACATACACCGAGATCAGGAGCTCTCAGCAGATGCAGTGTGAGGGGTAACAGAAAAAAGTTTATCAGGGAAGACACCTGGAGGAGGTGAACATTTGCTGACTACTGGCAGGATCAAGAGGATGGCTGGAAGGCCAGGTGctttggctcatgcctgtaatcccaggactctgggaggccgaggcaggaggatttcttgagatcaggagttcaagaccagcctgagcaagagcgagacaccatgtctactaaaaacagaaaaattagccagatgtggtggcgcacacctgtagtcccagctactcgggaggctgaggcaggaggatcacttgagcccaggagtttgaggttgctgtgagctaggctgatgccatggcactctagcctgggcgacagagcaagactctgtctcaaaaaaaaaaagaggccggcTGGAGCTGAGGGGGATGACGGCCCCTGTTATAGTCCCAGGAGCCTGAAAGGAAACATtttgtaaccctaaccctcatgccGAACTTCCTCTCCCACCAATGCTGGGGAGGCGCCCAGGCTAGGGGAGAAGTTAAacccaggggaggggcaggaatgtCTGAGGTGGCGACACTTCTCTCCAGCCAGGCAACCCTGGCCAGTCTGGAGTCTGTCCACCCTGCAGGCCACAGGCTCTGGGTAAGCTGGGAGTGGGCAGGGACGCTGGTGTGGGGGGGACACCATGCAGGGAAGGGCAGTCACACCCCAGAGTGAGGTGAGGTTAAGATGAAGGGAGACAGAGTATGGGTTTGAGGTTCTCTGCGCCCTAGAGGAATCCTCTGTCAAGCCTTTGGGTAGGTGCTccccaaagaaattgaaaaca encodes the following:
- the LTB gene encoding lymphotoxin-beta isoform X1; its protein translation is MGALRLEGRGGRPQGRGSLLLAVAGATFLVTLLLAVPITVLAVLALVPQDQGGPVTETADPGAQAQQGPQQGPQQGPGFRELPEEEPETDLSPRLPAAHLIGAWMKGQGLGWEATKEEAFLRSGTRFSDAEGLALPQDGLYYLYCHVGYRGRAPPAGGGPQGRSVTLRSSLYRAGGAYAPGAAELLLEGAETVTPVLDPAGRQGYGPLWYTSVGFGGLVQLRRGERVYVNISRPDMVDYGRGKTFFGAVMVG
- the LTB gene encoding lymphotoxin-beta isoform X2, which produces MSPSRLQPLRDSQLPSVSQTPSSFRSAGSPPLGIDTVPSQGMHGCSLPPVTNSSPLPGFRELPEEEPETDLSPRLPAAHLIAGAWMKGQGLGWEATKEEAFLRSGTRFSDAEGLALPQDGLYYLYCHVGYRGRAPPAGGGPQGRSVTLRSSLYRAGGAYAPGAAELLLEGAETVTPVLDPAGRQGYGPLWYTSVGFGGLVQLRRGERVYVNISRPDMVDYGRGKTFFGAVMVG
- the LTB gene encoding lymphotoxin-beta isoform X3, giving the protein MGALRLEGRGGRPQGRGSLLLAVAGATFLVTLLLAVPITVLAVLALVPQDQGGPDFGSCRRRSQKQISVPGSRRPTS